One stretch of Streptomyces peucetius DNA includes these proteins:
- a CDS encoding SCO4225 family membrane protein, with amino-acid sequence MHARLTALARLTFGNRPAQVYLALVAVTALYVAIDTAFVHHEDASFAGIWLLLLAAPTIFGFMVFGTLVGDSFAESAAFLYPALVVSVLLQALALGLFTRLLTGHGHTARPHGA; translated from the coding sequence ATGCACGCACGACTGACGGCGCTCGCACGACTGACGTTCGGCAATCGGCCGGCCCAGGTGTATCTGGCGCTGGTCGCCGTGACAGCCCTCTACGTCGCGATCGACACCGCGTTCGTCCACCACGAGGACGCGTCGTTCGCGGGTATATGGCTGCTCCTGCTCGCCGCGCCGACGATCTTCGGCTTCATGGTCTTCGGCACGCTCGTCGGGGACTCGTTCGCGGAGTCCGCCGCCTTCCTGTACCCGGCGCTCGTCGTGTCGGTGCTGCTCCAGGCCCTGGCGCTCGGACTGTTCACCCGGCTGCTGACCGGTCACGGACACACCGCGCGACCGCACGGGGCCTGA
- a CDS encoding maleylpyruvate isomerase family mycothiol-dependent enzyme, translating to MESPALIKSLLHEGRTLASAAEKAGSDAAVPTCPPWQVRDLLRHTGMVHRWATAFVVEGHTGHRAGAGEPDLDGDELLEWFREGHGLLVGALSEAPPDVSCWSFLPAPSPLHFWARRQAHETAVHRADAESAAAGGPGHVATELAVDGIDELLSAFHARQESRVRTGTPRALRVRATDTGDVWTVRLSAQPPRTVRTDEGPADCELSGTAERLYLTLWNRLPAAAVSVTGDAGLARLWREQSGITWS from the coding sequence ATGGAGAGCCCCGCGCTCATCAAGTCCCTCCTCCACGAAGGCCGGACGCTGGCCTCGGCCGCCGAGAAGGCGGGCTCCGACGCGGCCGTGCCGACCTGCCCGCCGTGGCAGGTGCGGGACCTGCTGCGCCACACCGGCATGGTGCACCGCTGGGCTACGGCGTTCGTCGTGGAGGGGCACACCGGGCACCGGGCCGGCGCCGGTGAGCCCGACCTGGACGGGGACGAGCTGCTGGAGTGGTTCCGCGAGGGACACGGACTGCTGGTGGGCGCGCTGAGCGAGGCCCCGCCGGACGTCTCCTGCTGGTCGTTCCTGCCCGCCCCGTCGCCACTGCACTTCTGGGCGCGGCGACAGGCCCACGAGACGGCGGTGCACCGGGCGGACGCCGAGTCGGCGGCGGCCGGCGGACCGGGGCACGTCGCGACGGAGCTCGCGGTGGACGGAATCGACGAACTGCTGTCGGCGTTCCACGCCCGGCAGGAGAGCCGGGTGCGCACCGGAACCCCACGGGCGCTGCGGGTCAGGGCGACGGACACCGGCGACGTGTGGACCGTACGGCTGTCCGCGCAGCCGCCGCGCACCGTACGCACCGACGAGGGCCCCGCCGACTGCGAGTTGAGCGGGACGGCGGAGCGGCTGTATCTGACGCTCTGGAACCGGCTGCCGGCGGCGGCCGTGTCCGTCACCGGAGACGCCGGGCTCGCACGGCTGTGGCGAGAGCAGTCGGGCATCACCTGGTCGTGA
- a CDS encoding SHOCT domain-containing protein — MNTLAHDGPGPWVLFFPLIWAAVVVGVVTVLRRTGIWRGRPDRRQGGRPAIAESSPIAVLGRRFAAGEIDEEEYWRRLSVLDEQFGRVAKDGAA; from the coding sequence ATGAACACACTCGCCCACGACGGGCCCGGCCCGTGGGTCCTGTTCTTCCCGCTGATCTGGGCGGCCGTCGTCGTCGGCGTCGTCACCGTCCTGCGCCGCACCGGCATCTGGCGCGGCCGTCCCGACCGCCGGCAGGGCGGACGCCCGGCGATCGCCGAGAGCTCGCCGATCGCCGTCCTCGGGCGCCGCTTCGCCGCCGGCGAGATCGACGAGGAGGAGTACTGGCGGCGACTGTCCGTCCTGGACGAGCAGTTCGGCCGCGTCGCCAAGGACGGTGCGGCATGA
- a CDS encoding sensor histidine kinase, whose translation MEQQRTGTCGGPPWSGGGPAWLRRLADRQETGRIPWLSTLALAVFVMVGSGFAAESQQGTREPLDAFARVLLLAGPALLLLRQKYPVPTVFGVCAVTLVYFAAGYPYGPVFLTVAVAVFAAIVAGHRRAAWWAVGLLWAAHLLVAHWLYAYLPPGGDEAAPWGQEVFVTAWVIAIAAASELVRVRREVWARERAERAAAEKRRADEERLRIARELHDVLAHSISVINVQAGVGLALLDSDPEQARTALTTIKAASKEALGEVRQVLDTLRAPGEAPRAPAPGLDRLPELVQQAASTGLTVDVETVGQKAALAPGADLAAFRIVQEALTNVVRHSGSRTARVRIVHSPGSLALQIDDDGPATGSDAGGSGRGLIGMRERAGALGGTIKAGPRPDGGFRVLAELPVQTEETK comes from the coding sequence ATGGAACAGCAGCGCACCGGCACCTGCGGCGGTCCCCCCTGGTCAGGCGGCGGTCCGGCGTGGCTGCGTCGCCTCGCGGACCGGCAGGAGACCGGACGCATTCCGTGGCTGTCGACCCTGGCTCTGGCCGTCTTCGTCATGGTCGGCTCCGGCTTCGCGGCCGAGAGCCAGCAGGGCACGCGCGAACCGCTCGACGCCTTCGCCCGGGTGCTGCTGCTCGCGGGTCCGGCCCTGCTCCTGCTGCGCCAGAAGTACCCGGTGCCGACCGTCTTCGGGGTCTGCGCCGTCACACTCGTGTACTTTGCCGCGGGCTATCCGTACGGACCCGTGTTCCTCACCGTCGCCGTCGCCGTGTTCGCCGCCATCGTCGCGGGGCACCGGCGTGCCGCGTGGTGGGCCGTCGGGCTGCTCTGGGCGGCGCACCTGCTGGTCGCGCACTGGCTGTACGCGTATCTGCCGCCGGGCGGTGACGAGGCCGCGCCGTGGGGACAGGAGGTGTTCGTCACCGCCTGGGTGATCGCGATCGCCGCGGCGTCCGAGCTGGTACGGGTGCGGCGTGAGGTCTGGGCGCGCGAGCGCGCCGAGCGTGCCGCGGCGGAGAAGCGCCGCGCGGACGAGGAACGGCTGCGCATCGCCCGCGAACTCCACGACGTCCTCGCGCACTCGATCTCCGTCATCAACGTGCAGGCGGGTGTCGGCCTCGCCCTGCTCGACTCCGATCCCGAACAGGCCCGCACGGCCCTGACCACGATCAAGGCGGCGAGCAAGGAGGCGCTGGGCGAGGTGCGGCAGGTCCTGGACACCCTGAGGGCCCCCGGGGAGGCACCCCGCGCCCCGGCCCCCGGCCTGGATCGCCTGCCGGAACTGGTCCAGCAGGCCGCGAGCACCGGACTCACCGTCGACGTCGAAACGGTCGGACAGAAGGCGGCCCTCGCGCCCGGCGCCGACCTGGCGGCGTTCCGGATCGTCCAGGAGGCGCTGACCAACGTCGTACGGCACTCGGGCTCCCGCACCGCACGGGTGCGCATCGTGCACTCGCCGGGCAGCCTCGCCCTCCAGATCGACGACGACGGGCCGGCGACCGGCTCGGACGCCGGCGGCAGCGGACGCGGTCTGATCGGTATGCGGGAGCGGGCCGGCGCGCTGGGTGGCACCATCAAGGCGGGCCCCCGGCCGGACGGTGGTTTCCGGGTGCTGGCCGAACTGCCCGTGCAGACCGAGGAGACGAAGTGA
- a CDS encoding TetR/AcrR family transcriptional regulator, which translates to MSTIRGARERARTEITAAIKDEARLQLAAEGAARLSLRAVARELGMASSALYRYFPSRDDLLTALIVDAYDAVGAAAESALSAAPPSAGHGARWTAVCSAVRTWALDHPHEYALVYGSPVPGYTAPKDTVAPASRVALALISVVRDAHRTNGLALPPVDARLTPEAERMAADVAPDLPPPVVVAMVAAWSQVFGTISFELFGHFNNVVEDRDAFFEHAATRLAHEVGLRPGAAGTSPGSSAGS; encoded by the coding sequence ATGAGCACCATCCGAGGGGCCAGGGAACGGGCCCGCACCGAGATCACCGCAGCGATCAAGGACGAGGCCCGCCTGCAGCTCGCCGCCGAGGGCGCTGCGAGACTCTCGCTCCGCGCGGTCGCCCGCGAACTGGGCATGGCGTCCTCCGCCCTCTACCGCTACTTCCCCAGCCGCGACGACCTGCTGACCGCCCTCATCGTCGACGCCTACGACGCCGTCGGCGCGGCCGCCGAGTCCGCCCTGTCCGCCGCCCCACCCTCCGCCGGCCACGGCGCCCGCTGGACCGCCGTCTGCTCGGCCGTACGGACCTGGGCCCTCGACCACCCGCACGAGTACGCCCTGGTCTACGGCTCACCCGTCCCCGGCTACACCGCACCCAAGGACACCGTCGCCCCGGCCTCCCGCGTCGCTCTCGCGCTGATCTCCGTCGTCCGGGACGCCCACCGCACGAACGGGCTCGCGCTCCCGCCGGTGGACGCCCGGCTGACCCCCGAAGCGGAGCGCATGGCCGCAGACGTCGCGCCCGACCTGCCGCCGCCCGTCGTTGTCGCGATGGTCGCCGCCTGGTCGCAGGTCTTCGGCACGATCTCCTTCGAGCTCTTCGGCCACTTCAACAACGTCGTCGAGGACCGGGACGCCTTCTTCGAGCACGCCGCCACCCGGCTCGCCCACGAGGTGGGACTGCGGCCCGGAGCCGCCGGTACGTCCCCGGGAAGCAGCGCGGGATCCTGA
- a CDS encoding MFS transporter: MPLLNKLATAIPGTPGGDPAATSLSRLRIALTVFFALDGFLFAGWVVRIPAIKQQTGSSASDLGLALLGVSAGAVVTMTLTGRLCRRFGSHPVTVASAVLLALSMALPPLTHSAAALGLVLLVFGAAYGGINVAMNSAAVDLVGALRRPVMPSFHAAFSLGGMLGAGLGGLVAGGLSPTAHLLALTGIGLLVTAVTGPVLLRHHAPVTRTGAVPSAPRRLQGRTRRLVVLFGVIALCTAYGEGAMADWSALHLEQDLHAHPGLAAAGYSLFALTMTAGRLSGTVLLERLGQTRTLVLGGATAAAGMLLGALAPSVWAALAGFAVAGLGLANIFPVAVGRAGELAGPGGVAAASTLGYGGMLLGPPAIGFLADWFSLPVALTTVAALAAGAALIAYAARGAAAPRAIE; this comes from the coding sequence GTGCCGCTACTAAACAAACTCGCCACGGCCATACCGGGGACGCCCGGCGGAGACCCCGCCGCCACCTCCCTGTCCCGCCTCCGCATCGCCCTCACCGTCTTCTTCGCCCTCGACGGCTTCCTCTTCGCCGGCTGGGTCGTCCGCATCCCGGCCATCAAGCAGCAGACCGGTTCCTCGGCGAGCGACCTCGGGCTCGCCCTGCTCGGGGTGTCGGCCGGAGCCGTGGTCACCATGACGCTCACCGGACGGCTCTGCCGCCGGTTCGGCAGCCACCCGGTCACCGTCGCCAGTGCCGTACTGCTCGCGCTGAGCATGGCGCTGCCGCCGCTCACCCACTCCGCTGCGGCGCTCGGTCTGGTCCTGCTCGTCTTCGGCGCCGCCTACGGCGGCATCAACGTGGCGATGAACAGCGCCGCCGTCGACCTGGTGGGCGCCCTGCGACGACCCGTCATGCCCTCGTTCCACGCGGCGTTCAGCCTCGGCGGGATGCTCGGCGCGGGCCTCGGCGGCCTGGTCGCGGGCGGCCTCTCCCCCACCGCTCATCTGCTCGCCCTCACCGGCATCGGCCTCCTGGTCACCGCGGTGACCGGACCCGTACTGCTGCGCCACCACGCTCCGGTGACACGGACGGGCGCCGTTCCCTCGGCGCCGCGCCGCCTCCAGGGCCGCACCCGCAGGCTCGTGGTGCTCTTCGGCGTGATCGCGCTGTGCACCGCGTACGGCGAGGGCGCGATGGCCGACTGGAGCGCGCTGCACCTGGAGCAGGACCTGCACGCCCACCCGGGACTGGCCGCCGCCGGCTACTCGCTGTTCGCGCTCACGATGACGGCCGGCCGGCTCAGCGGCACGGTCCTGCTGGAGCGGCTCGGGCAGACCCGCACGCTCGTCCTCGGCGGGGCGACCGCCGCGGCCGGCATGCTGCTCGGCGCGCTCGCGCCCTCGGTATGGGCGGCCCTGGCCGGTTTCGCCGTCGCGGGACTCGGCCTGGCGAACATCTTCCCCGTGGCGGTCGGACGGGCGGGCGAACTCGCCGGCCCCGGTGGCGTCGCCGCCGCGTCCACCCTCGGTTACGGCGGCATGTTGCTCGGCCCGCCGGCGATCGGATTCCTCGCCGACTGGTTCTCGCTGCCCGTGGCCCTGACGACGGTGGCGGCACTCGCGGCCGGCGCAGCGCTGATCGCGTACGCGGCACGGGGCGCCGCCGCCCCCAGGGCGATTGAGTAG
- a CDS encoding DUF6332 family protein, producing MERRTQADRDALTIEIGYALLSAAVAGALVFGAVAGPKMLFTMGHAVERGLLIAAAAAGTLVFVLRVVSVLWRFGRAADQPSQPGRTSPDS from the coding sequence ATGGAGCGACGCACACAGGCCGACCGGGACGCGCTGACGATCGAGATCGGCTATGCGCTGCTCAGCGCGGCAGTCGCCGGGGCGCTGGTCTTCGGGGCGGTCGCCGGGCCGAAGATGCTGTTCACGATGGGTCACGCCGTCGAGCGCGGGCTGCTGATCGCGGCCGCCGCGGCGGGCACGCTCGTGTTCGTCCTGCGGGTCGTGTCCGTGCTGTGGCGGTTCGGGCGTGCCGCGGATCAGCCCAGCCAGCCGGGGCGCACCAGCCCCGACTCGTAA
- a CDS encoding nitroreductase family deazaflavin-dependent oxidoreductase: MAQAHYIKPNRFDTIMNATVGWLARRGISLLGTAELSVRGRTSGEWRRIPVNPLPYDGGPYLISARGHSQWVRNLRAAGGGQLQVGRRTQRFTAVELPDEEKPDLLRTYLERWGWEVGRFFGDVDAKSTDEELLAAAHRHPVFRITLTG, encoded by the coding sequence ATGGCGCAGGCGCACTACATCAAGCCCAACCGGTTCGACACGATCATGAACGCCACGGTCGGCTGGCTCGCGCGCCGCGGCATCAGCCTCCTCGGCACGGCGGAGCTCTCCGTACGCGGCCGCACCAGTGGCGAATGGCGGCGCATCCCCGTCAACCCCCTGCCCTACGACGGCGGCCCGTACCTGATCTCCGCCAGGGGCCACTCCCAGTGGGTGCGCAACCTCCGTGCCGCCGGTGGCGGGCAGCTCCAGGTGGGCCGCAGGACGCAGCGGTTCACGGCCGTCGAACTTCCCGACGAGGAGAAGCCCGACCTGCTGCGCACCTACCTGGAGCGCTGGGGCTGGGAGGTCGGCCGCTTCTTCGGCGATGTCGACGCCAAATCCACGGACGAGGAGCTGCTGGCCGCCGCCCACAGGCACCCCGTCTTCCGGATCACCCTGACCGGGTGA
- a CDS encoding S1 RNA-binding domain-containing protein, whose protein sequence is MDWQSESPELWAFLESLHRGDILSGTVAAIERFGVFVALDDGPGHPTLPGVGFIVIPELSWRHIDAPTDVVQVGQRVSCEFLQFDTFNAEARLSLKALQPDPLQSFADRCVVGQELRGTVQKVLPIGIFVDLGDGVVGLVPFREVDGRPAASTTEDVESGEEIAVIVTEIERPTRRVFLSGPESARNERVVPPM, encoded by the coding sequence ATGGATTGGCAGTCTGAGAGCCCGGAACTCTGGGCGTTCCTGGAGTCCCTGCACCGCGGCGACATCCTGTCCGGCACTGTGGCGGCGATCGAACGGTTCGGGGTCTTCGTGGCCCTGGACGACGGGCCTGGCCATCCCACCCTGCCCGGTGTCGGGTTCATCGTCATCCCCGAACTGTCCTGGCGGCACATCGATGCTCCCACCGATGTCGTCCAGGTCGGGCAGCGTGTCTCGTGCGAGTTCCTCCAGTTCGACACCTTCAACGCGGAGGCCAGACTGTCCTTGAAGGCACTGCAACCCGACCCCCTCCAGTCCTTCGCCGACCGTTGCGTGGTGGGCCAGGAACTGCGGGGAACGGTCCAGAAGGTGCTTCCCATCGGCATCTTCGTCGACCTCGGGGACGGAGTTGTCGGACTGGTCCCCTTCCGAGAGGTCGACGGCCGACCTGCGGCAAGTACGACAGAAGACGTCGAGAGCGGGGAGGAGATCGCCGTCATCGTCACGGAAATCGAGCGGCCAACCCGACGGGTGTTCCTCTCCGGGCCAGAGAGCGCCCGGAACGAACGCGTCGTGCCACCCATGTGA
- a CDS encoding ROK family protein: MNGKATTTRTRLERGRSALGPALELVHTGRAPTRAVLTAELGVTRATAGAVAAELEALGLIRVDSRPGAAAGSQGRPSHRLSVDDTGPVVLAAQVHADGFRAALVGLGGRIVATAPGCVTVQADPAQVLGEVVDAGAELLRRSGRRCAGAGLAVPSAVAEPEGTALNPLHLAWPAGAPVRDIFAERVSAAGITGPAFAGNDVNLAALAEHRHGAGRGAQHLLCVATGHRGVGGALVLDGRLHSGSSGLALEVGHLTVNPEGRPCHCGSRGCLDVETDPLAFLTAAGRAPGPEVSLLQRARDLLREEYDDPAVRGATEELVDRLGLGLAGLVNILNPDRIILGGLHRELLEADPDRLRAVVADRSLWGRSGGVPILACTLDHNSLVGAAELAWQPVLDDPLAALA; encoded by the coding sequence ATGAACGGCAAGGCGACGACCACCCGGACGAGACTGGAGAGAGGCCGCAGTGCGCTCGGCCCCGCCCTGGAACTGGTTCACACCGGACGTGCGCCCACGCGTGCCGTGCTCACCGCCGAACTCGGTGTCACCCGCGCCACCGCGGGAGCGGTCGCCGCGGAACTGGAAGCCCTCGGACTGATCCGCGTCGACTCCCGTCCCGGCGCGGCCGCCGGTTCGCAGGGCCGCCCCTCCCACCGGCTGTCCGTCGACGACACCGGCCCCGTCGTCCTCGCCGCCCAGGTCCACGCCGACGGATTCCGCGCCGCGCTCGTCGGCCTCGGCGGGCGGATCGTGGCCACCGCGCCGGGCTGTGTCACCGTCCAGGCCGACCCCGCCCAGGTGCTCGGCGAGGTCGTCGACGCCGGCGCCGAACTGCTGCGCCGCAGCGGCCGCCGCTGCGCGGGCGCCGGCCTCGCCGTCCCCTCCGCGGTCGCGGAGCCCGAGGGCACCGCACTCAACCCGTTGCACCTGGCCTGGCCGGCCGGGGCTCCGGTGCGGGACATCTTCGCCGAGCGGGTGAGCGCGGCCGGCATCACCGGGCCCGCCTTCGCCGGAAACGACGTCAACCTCGCCGCGCTCGCCGAGCACCGCCACGGCGCCGGCCGGGGCGCCCAGCATCTGCTGTGCGTCGCCACCGGACACCGGGGCGTCGGCGGCGCACTCGTCCTCGACGGCCGCCTGCACAGCGGAAGTTCCGGGCTGGCGCTCGAGGTCGGCCACCTCACGGTGAACCCCGAGGGGCGGCCCTGCCACTGCGGCAGCCGCGGCTGCCTCGACGTCGAGACCGACCCGCTCGCCTTCCTGACGGCCGCGGGCCGCGCGCCCGGGCCCGAGGTGTCGCTGCTCCAGCGGGCGAGGGACCTGCTCCGTGAGGAGTACGACGACCCCGCCGTGCGGGGCGCGACGGAGGAACTCGTCGACCGCCTCGGGCTCGGGCTCGCCGGGCTGGTCAACATCCTCAACCCGGACCGCATCATTCTGGGCGGACTCCACCGCGAGCTGCTCGAGGCCGACCCGGACCGGCTGCGGGCCGTGGTCGCCGACCGCAGCCTGTGGGGGCGCAGCGGCGGGGTCCCCATCCTGGCGTGCACCCTGGACCACAACAGCCTCGTCGGCGCGGCCGAGCTTGCCTGGCAGCCGGTCCTCGACGACCCCCTGGCCGCGCTCGCCTGA
- a CDS encoding DUF4865 family protein has protein sequence MHAMQYEITLPADYDMGVIRERVASRGHLLDAFPGLGLKAYLVRERGPHSPVNQYAPLYLWSAPEGMNSFLWGPGFQGIVDDFGRPEVQHWTGLAYHEGPSASAPARTAVRRRQRIPAGVLPGPVVEEALAETRRLAALDGVLCAALAVDPRHWELLYTTLWEHDSPAAAGDRYQVLHLSQPERAALRRGRHW, from the coding sequence ATGCATGCGATGCAGTACGAGATCACACTCCCCGCCGACTACGACATGGGCGTCATCCGTGAGCGCGTGGCGAGCCGCGGGCATCTGCTCGACGCCTTCCCCGGCCTCGGTCTCAAGGCCTATCTGGTGCGTGAGCGCGGCCCGCACTCGCCGGTGAACCAGTACGCGCCGCTGTACCTGTGGTCGGCGCCCGAGGGCATGAACAGCTTCCTGTGGGGGCCCGGTTTCCAGGGGATCGTTGACGACTTCGGACGGCCGGAGGTTCAGCACTGGACAGGGCTGGCGTACCACGAGGGCCCGTCGGCGTCCGCGCCCGCGCGCACCGCCGTCCGGCGCAGGCAGCGCATCCCGGCCGGCGTGCTGCCGGGTCCGGTCGTCGAGGAGGCGCTGGCGGAGACCCGGCGGCTCGCGGCGCTCGACGGTGTGCTCTGCGCCGCACTCGCCGTCGACCCGCGCCACTGGGAGCTGCTGTACACGACGCTGTGGGAGCACGACTCGCCCGCAGCGGCCGGTGACCGCTACCAGGTGCTTCACCTCTCGCAGCCGGAGCGCGCCGCACTGCGCCGGGGCAGGCACTGGTGA
- a CDS encoding YihY/virulence factor BrkB family protein, which translates to MSNEPARTHRPLRLWRRLAQSPLGVGWNRGRDLELMHRAMGFAALGFVTLVPLLIVVAATDPASGQGFARWLSQALGVAESSQDEVERLFGVPGQALQRTTAFGIAALVVFGLTFGSAVQTTYEKVWDLPAARWHTMWRHAVWLAMLIVYLLAFVSTPLPGDSVPNSLLAVVGDLAGTLLFFWVSQRVLLCGRVRWRALLPGAVATAVAMAGLRVFSQLVFSPLIASNAVTYGPFGVVLVIQSWLVGVGVVVYGGAIAGRVAHEVWTGRRLSRREERHPEG; encoded by the coding sequence GTGAGCAACGAGCCCGCCCGCACGCACCGCCCCCTGCGCCTGTGGCGCCGGCTGGCCCAGTCGCCGCTCGGGGTGGGCTGGAACCGCGGCCGGGACCTGGAGCTGATGCACCGGGCCATGGGCTTCGCCGCGCTCGGGTTCGTGACGCTCGTACCGCTGCTGATCGTCGTCGCGGCCACCGATCCGGCGAGCGGGCAGGGGTTCGCGCGCTGGCTGAGCCAGGCGCTGGGGGTCGCCGAGTCTTCGCAGGACGAGGTCGAGCGGCTGTTCGGCGTGCCGGGCCAGGCCCTGCAGCGCACCACCGCCTTCGGTATCGCCGCGCTCGTCGTCTTCGGACTCACCTTCGGCTCTGCGGTGCAGACCACCTACGAGAAGGTCTGGGACCTGCCGGCTGCCCGCTGGCACACCATGTGGCGTCACGCGGTGTGGCTGGCGATGCTCATCGTCTACCTCCTGGCCTTCGTGAGCACGCCGCTGCCCGGCGACTCGGTGCCGAACTCCCTCCTGGCAGTGGTGGGCGACCTGGCGGGCACGTTGCTGTTCTTCTGGGTGTCGCAGCGGGTGCTGCTCTGTGGACGGGTCCGCTGGCGGGCCCTGCTGCCGGGTGCGGTGGCGACCGCGGTCGCCATGGCCGGCCTGCGGGTCTTCTCCCAGCTGGTCTTCTCTCCGCTGATCGCCTCGAACGCGGTCACCTACGGCCCGTTCGGCGTGGTGCTGGTCATCCAGTCATGGCTCGTCGGGGTAGGAGTGGTCGTCTACGGCGGTGCGATCGCGGGACGCGTCGCCCACGAGGTGTGGACCGGGCGACGGCTGTCGCGGCGGGAGGAGCGGCATCCGGAGGGATGA
- a CDS encoding response regulator transcription factor: MIRVVLADDQMLVRAGFRALLAAQQDIEVAGEASDGEEAVRLVGELRPDVVLMDIRMPLLDGLAATRRITGDERLAGVKVVMLTTFELDEYVFEAIRSGASGFLVKDTEPDELLRAVRAVVEGDALLSPGVTRRLIAEFAARSKGPAQAEDLGELTEREREVMALVGIGLSNEEIARRLVVSPLTAKTHVSRTIIKLGARDRAQLVVLAYESGLVRPGWLG, from the coding sequence GTGATCCGCGTAGTGCTCGCCGACGACCAGATGCTGGTACGGGCAGGCTTCCGGGCCCTGCTCGCCGCACAGCAGGACATCGAGGTCGCGGGCGAGGCGTCCGACGGGGAGGAGGCGGTGCGGCTGGTGGGCGAACTGCGTCCGGACGTCGTGCTAATGGACATCAGGATGCCGCTTCTCGACGGGCTGGCCGCCACCCGGCGCATCACGGGGGACGAGCGCCTGGCGGGTGTGAAGGTGGTCATGCTCACCACCTTCGAGCTGGACGAGTACGTCTTCGAGGCCATCCGCTCCGGCGCCTCGGGGTTCCTGGTGAAGGACACGGAACCCGACGAACTGCTGCGCGCGGTACGGGCGGTCGTCGAGGGCGACGCGCTGCTCTCACCCGGTGTGACACGCCGTCTGATCGCCGAGTTCGCGGCCCGCTCCAAGGGGCCCGCCCAGGCCGAGGACCTCGGAGAACTGACGGAGCGGGAGCGGGAGGTGATGGCCCTCGTCGGCATCGGTCTGTCCAACGAGGAGATCGCGCGGCGGCTGGTCGTCAGCCCGCTGACCGCCAAGACGCACGTGAGCCGCACCATAATCAAACTGGGCGCCCGCGACCGGGCCCAACTCGTGGTGCTGGCTTACGAGTCGGGGCTGGTGCGCCCCGGCTGGCTGGGCTGA
- a CDS encoding transposase yields the protein MGRGDLSDAEWERLRPLLPVSNRRLRQVAGPPPAGDRRNLHRVRTGAQWRDLPQRFGPWKAVHERPRLWSADGTSEHLLQQVQAATEVDRPDMSSPSVSSASAAGRHQEPRPAACLPADRGTCDTS from the coding sequence ATGGGTCGGGGTGATCTGAGTGACGCGGAGTGGGAACGGCTGCGGCCGCTCCTGCCGGTCAGCAACAGGCGGTTGCGGCAGGTGGCGGGACCACCACCGGCAGGCGATCGACGGAATCTGCACCGGGTGCGGACCGGAGCGCAGTGGCGTGACCTGCCTCAACGGTTCGGGCCGTGGAAAGCGGTCCATGAACGCCCCCGGCTCTGGTCGGCCGACGGAACCTCGGAACACCTGCTGCAGCAGGTTCAGGCCGCGACTGAAGTTGATCGACCGGACATGTCCTCGCCGTCCGTCTCCTCGGCCTCTGCCGCCGGTCGTCATCAGGAGCCGCGGCCGGCGGCGTGCTTGCCCGCCGACCGCGGGACTTGTGACACTTCGTGA